The Aedes aegypti strain LVP_AGWG chromosome 3, AaegL5.0 Primary Assembly, whole genome shotgun sequence genome contains a region encoding:
- the LOC5578912 gene encoding uncharacterized protein LOC5578912 codes for MTAEPAQLRPPDGGWGWMVVFAYGMANIMIVPVLQSFGLIFKDTFKQINISATDASLIINLASAVGMTFGLFNGPLLRNFGFRKVATLGGCMFSIGLMFTSSAETFFHFILTYSIMASLGMGFCNSSFSLALNTYFVMRRNKAAGIAMTITGLGPIVLPQLVSFLVFQYGSRSCLLIIGALATHIVAAALLLQPVKRHMIPAEIKDDQPTTQKEDIDEKYSAIDAPQRIDSKWEFESDNEDDYLEKHCYFAEHDMDAQSIYGFEQTSQIRRRESMAPALLLSRTKSEVLHPMQRRPSIAEMLLLKTYSQNLEPHKPSEQKRWFQSGSTETVNLGSSMKIFDEKDRERRGSLDNGYPKRKLSAARFSPRTKRWFEKSEDSVHLGSSMKLFDERHPSASRRSSHASVREFGVPMHVISHPKLPVLSENQDLTDDNRMPSIMRQLENTTSPKSSVQKTTKFNISSTDGKGESSHSNVEKRRSLSQKIVTLFDLTLLRDRIYVNMMLGMSIAVFAEINFSLLTPFILNDLGYETEQIASIMSTLAVADLMFRFISPFIGDSLKLTPRVMYMIALSLLILTRFSILIARNYTEMIVVAFFLGVAKGVRTVYMGLVIPSYIPLKRLPAASSIQMMTNGIILMTIGPLVGLIRDLSGSYSKSILFINAFTIVTLIMWAVEMIYVRRRAAQKQREAAAQEVIS; via the exons ATGACTGCTGAACCAGCTCAACTCCGACCTCCAGACGGCGGCTGGGGATGGATGGTTGTATTCGCCTACGGAATGGCCAAT ATCATGATCGTTCCAGTGCTCCAAAGCTTCGGTTTGATCTTCAAGGACACCTTCAAGCAGATCAACATATCCGCCACGGATGCATCGCTCATCATCAACCTGGCCTCGGCGGTCGGAATGACCTTTGGTCTGTTCAACGGTCCTTTGCTACGTAACTTCGGTTTCCGCAAGGTGGCCACCCTTGGTGGATGTATGTTCTCAATCGGTCTCATGTTTACCTCCAGTGCCGAGACGTTCTTCCACTTCATCCTCACCTATAGCATCATGGCAT CATTGGGTATGGGATTTTGCAATTCATCATTTTCGTTGGCTCTGAATACGTACTTCGTAATGCGGAGAAACAAGGCAGCAGGAATAGCGATGACCATTACCGGATTGGGGCCGATTGTGCTGCCTCAGTTGGTATCGTTTCTGGTATTTCAGTACGGATCCCGGAGTTGTTTGCTCATCATTGGAGCCCTGGCAACTCACATCGTGGCAGCAGCGTTACTTTTACAGCCAGTGAAGCGGCACATGATCCCGGCTGAGATTAAAGATGATCAACCAACGACGCAGAAGGAAGATATTGACGAAAAATACTCAGCTATTGATG CACCTCAGCGAATCGACAGCAAATGGGAGTTCGAGTCCGACAACGAAGATGACTATCTCGAAAAGCACTGCTACTTCGCCGAGCACGATATGGATGCACAGAGCATCTACGGATTCGAGCAGACTTCGCAAATACGCCGTCGTGAATCGATGGCCCCAGCACTGCTCCTGTCACGTACCAAAAGTGAAG TTCTTCATCCCATGCAGAGGCGACCTTCAATCGCGGAAATGTTGCTGCTCAAAACCTACTCGCAGAATCTGGAGCCGCACAAACCATCCGAGCAGAAGCGATGGTTCCAGTCGGGTTCCACTGAAACAGTTAATCTGGGAAGCTCGATgaaaattttcgacgaaaaagaTCGAGAACGTCGAGGTTCTCTGGACAATGGCTATCCAAAGCGGAAATTGTCTGCAGCTAGGTTCTCCCCTAGAACCAAACGTTGGTTCGAAAAGTCGGAAGATTCTGTTCATCTGGGCAGTTCAATGAAGCTGTTCGATGAACGCCACCCATCAGCATCTCGCAGAAGTTCGCATGCAAGCGTCCGAGAGTTCGGTGTTCCCATGCATGTGATTTCCCATCCAAAACTTCCAGTTTTAAGCGAAAACCAAGATCTCACGGATGACAACCGGATGCCGTCTATCATGCGGCAACTAGAAAACACGACGTCCCCAAAATCATCAGTGCAGAAAACGACTAAGTTCAATATCAGCAGCACCGACGGTAAAGGAGAATCTAGTCATTCAAACGTGGAAAAGCGTAGAAGTCTATCGCAGAAAATAGTCACTCTTTTTGATCTCACTCTGCTGCGGGATAGAATATACGTCAACATGATGCTGGGGATGTCGATCGCCGTATTTGCCGAGATCAACTTCTCCCTGTTGACACCGTTCATCCTGAATGATCTTGGCTACGAGACGGAACAAATTGCGTCAATTATGTCGACCCTGGCGGTTGCGGACTTGATGTTCCGGTTCATTTCTCCGTTCATAGGAGATTCCCTGAAGCTGACTCCTCGCGTCATGTACATGATCGCCCTGAGCTTATTGATACTTACTAGGTTTA GTATTCTAATTGCACGCAACTACACCGAGATGATTGTGGTGGCCTTCTTTCTCGGGGTGGCCAAAGGAGTCCGCACGGTCTACATGGGCCTGGTCATACCGAGCTACATCCCGCTGAAGCGTCTCCCGGCGGCCTCGAGCATCCAGATGATGACGAACGGTATCATACTGATGACGATTGGTCCGCTGGTTGGACTGATCCGGGACCTCTCAGGCAGCTACTCGAAAAGCATTCTGTTCATCAATGCGTTCACGATTGTGACACTGATCATGTGGGCCGTCGAGATGATCTACGTTCGGCGGAGGGCGGCCCAGAAGCAGCGAGAGGCGGCCGCACAAGAAGTGATATCCTGA